A genomic stretch from Larimichthys crocea isolate SSNF chromosome XXII, L_crocea_2.0, whole genome shotgun sequence includes:
- the tbl2 gene encoding transducin beta-like protein 2 yields the protein MELAALVALTLLLGALVILVAVAVGRRKEEIREEIEQAAEFAAEGSVAKGPASKKQKQDKQRSRKDKAAQHTFSHVLLAASLKSHSGNVTCLDFSSNGKYLASCADDRTVRIWSTKDFLEREHKCLRANVELDHATLVRFSPDSRAFITWLANGDTIRIFKMVKKEDGTLSFKAAPEDFPQKHKATILNIGIAETGKFIMSASTDTSIHIWDLKGEVLASINTNQITNSYAAISPCGRFVASCGFTPDVKVWEVCFGKGGEFKEVARAFDLKGHSAGVHAFAFSNNSHRMVTVSKDGTWKLWNTDVEYKKQQDPYLLKTVPCTSSEGSLVALSPDGRVVAISDGSNIAMYNAASGELEEELHGVHSGEITDLRFDINGRFLVCSGDKAIRVFHNAPGYRASIRDMQDMLKKAQNEAMKQRLQQQIKDAQSALDTVLAGPVD from the exons ATGGAGTTAGCCGCACTGGTCGCCTTGACTTTGTTACTGGGTGCACTGGTTATTCTGGTCGCAGTGGCGGTGGGCAGACGGAAAGAAGAAATAAGAGAGGAGATAGAGCAGGCGGCGGAGTTTGCCG CTGAAGGCAGTGTTGCGAAAGGCCCTGCGTCCAAGAAGCAGAAGCAGGACAAGCAGCGCAGCCGCAAGGATAAAGCTGCACAGCACACGTTCAGCCATGTGCTGTTGGCAGCCTCGCTGAAG AGCCACAGTGGAAATGTGACGTGCCTTGATTTCAGCAGTAATGGGAAGTACCTGGCGTCATGCGCGGACGACCGTACCGTCCGAATCTGGAGCACCAAAGACTTCCTGGAGCGGGAACACAAGTGTCTGAGGGCCAATGTGGAGCTGGATCATGCCACACTAGTCCGCTTCAGTCCTGACTCCAG GGCATTTATCACATGGTTGGCTAATGGAGATACCATTCGAATCTTCAAAATGGTGAAAAAGGAGGACGGCACTTTAAGCTTCAAAGCTGCCCCCGAGGACTttccacagaaacacaaggcCACCATCCTCAACATCGGCATTGCAGAGACAG GCAAGTTCATCATGAGCGCCTCCACTGACACCAGCATCCACATCTGGGACCTGAAAGGAGAGGTACTGGCCTCTATCAACACTAACCAGATAACCAATTCTTATGCTGCCATCTCTCCATGTGGCAG GTTCGTAGCCTCGTGTGGCTTCACTCCTGACGTGAAGGTGTGGGAGGTTTGCTTCGGGAAGGGAGGAGAGTTCAAAGAGGTGGCGAGAGCTTTTGATCTGAAGGGCCACTCTGCAGGAGTTCATGCCTTCGCCTTTTCTAATAACTCTCACAG GATGGTGACTGTCTCCAAAGACGGTACATGGAAGTTGTGGAATACAGATGTGGAGTACAAAAAGCAGCAGGATCCCTACCTCCTGAAGACAGTCCCCTGTACGTCATCCGAAGGTAGCTTGGTGGCATTGTCTCCAGACGGCCGGGTGGTGGCCATCAGCGACGGTTCTAACATAGCTATGTACAATGCTGCCAGCGgcgagctggaggaggagctgcacGGCGTCCACAGCGGGGAGATCACCGACCTTAGATTTGACATTAACGGACGCTTCTTGGTGTGCAGCGGCGACAAGGCCATCCGAGTGTTTCACAACGCCCCGGGCTACCGGGCGTCCATCAGAGACATGCAGGACATGCTGAAGAAGGCTCAGAACGAGGCCATGAAGCaaagactgcagcagcagatcaaAGATGCTCAGAGCGCTCTGGACACTGTGCTTGCTGGTCCTGTCGACTAA